A single region of the Lycium barbarum isolate Lr01 chromosome 2, ASM1917538v2, whole genome shotgun sequence genome encodes:
- the LOC132620201 gene encoding cyclin-dependent protein kinase inhibitor SMR13-like, with protein sequence MGPSSRKRTRSSRTTTQKQQPLKNNEEISAVSPCKSTSLKDDDINGSNVSNDYYSTPKAEKFRIPEIKTCPPAPKKKRRVLFSPSSSSSAAAAATCNTSLKRSPISFFTPLDLDHLFHFEKICT encoded by the coding sequence ATGGGTCCTTCTAGTAGAAAAAGAACAAGAAGTTCAAGAACAACTACACAAAAGCAGCAACCCTTGAAGAATAATGAAGAGATATCAGCTGTTTCTCCTTGTAAGAGTACTTCATTGAAGGATGATGACATTAATGGATCAAATGTTAGTAACGATTATTATTCAACTCCAAAAGCTGAGAAATTTCGAATTCCAGAAATCAAGACTTGCCCTCCAGCAccaaagaagaagagaagagtACTTTtttcaccatcatcatcatcatcagcagcagcagcagcaacttGTAATACATCATTGAAAAGAAGTCCCATTTCATTCTTCACTCCACTAGATTTAGATCACCTTTTCCACTTTGAGAAAATCTGCACTTAA